A DNA window from Malus domestica chromosome 12, GDT2T_hap1 contains the following coding sequences:
- the LOC103413902 gene encoding CASP-like protein 4B1: MTNQDDTPPIHEERAAGSPPPVVPTAPPENDVENQTQSHARTTGTGIGVGGILRRWKREDLLRRGSLALRGLALVFSLLAFIIMASNKHGHGNNFDEYEEYRYVLAIAILATLYTALQSFRHARELSTGREMSQRRTSALADFIGDQIMAYLLISSSSSAIPLTNRMREYQNNLFTDAAASAISMAFLAFVAHALSAIISGYKLSTQSYI, encoded by the exons ATGACCAACCAAGACGACACGCCCCCGATACACGAAGAACGGGCAGCCGGATCACCGCCGCCAGTTGTTCCCACGGCTCCACCGGAAAATGATGTGGAGAACCAGACCCAGTCCCACGCCAGGACTACTGGGACGGGGATTGGCGTCGGGGGAATCCTGCGGCGGTGGAAGAGGGAGGACTTGTTGAGGAGAGGCTCTCTGGCTCTGAGGGGACTTGCTCTGGTTTTTTCATTGCTGGCCTTCATCATCATGGCCAGCAACAAACACGGTCACGGGAACAATTTCGACGAATATGAAGAATACAG GTATGTGTTGGCTATAGCGATTCTGGCGACGTTGTACACAGCGCTGCAATCATTCAGACATGCACGCGAGCTTTCCACCGGAAGAGAAATGTCTCAGCGACGGACGTCGGCGTTGGCTGACTTCATCGGCGATCAG ATTATGGCCTATCTACTGATATCATCGTCATCATCGGCGATTCCGTTGACGAATAGAATGAGAGAATATCAAAACAACCTATTTACAGATGCTGCAGCATCTGCCATTAGCATGGCCTTTCTTGCTTTTGTTGCTCATGCACTATCGGCTATAATTTCTGGTTACAAATTATCGACTCAATCTTACATCTGA
- the LOC103413903 gene encoding probable WRKY transcription factor 26 isoform X2, which translates to MTSSFTHLLTSNMENSGIGQDRTNWGGLFSDYSSNPNRFADRNGTDIPKFKSLQPPSLPLSPPPVSPSSYLTSTPAFSPTDFLSSPMFLSSSYNLESPTTGAFSSQVFDWMNNTKDTQQGIKDKEEPKLFSDFSFQPESRPATNLQSSSSMVSVEEPFKGERQAWDFSAEKTGVKSEFEPIEANTQSNGLNGAPKSDYLHSNQCSQYAREQKSDDGFNWRKYGQKQVKGSENPRSYYKCTFPNCPTKKKVERSLDGQITQIVYKGNHNHPKPQSTRRSSSNSIQGSFYGISDQSVPTLSNPKVESVSLQEDSSTSIGEDEFEQNSPISNSVGAEDENEPEAKRWKGDNANDQSYASSGGRIVKEPRIVVQTTSEIDILDDGYRWRKYGQKVVKGNPNPRSYYKCTSVGCPVRKHVERASQDTRAVITTYEGKHNHDVPAARGSGNYSNASRPAADNNSNNVSMAVRPLPLPNHSNLSYLNSLQNARQPATTESQPPYTLKMQSAGSYGFSEF; encoded by the exons ATGACTTCTTCCTTCACTCACCTCCTCACAAGCAACATGGAGAACAGCGGGATTGGACAGGACAGGACTAATTGGGGGGGACTATTCTCGGACTATTCTTCTAATCCGAACCGGTTCGCGGACAGAAACGGGACTGATATCCCCAAGTTCAAGTCACTCCAGCCTCCTTCTctgcctctctctcctccccctGTTTCCCCTTCTTCTTACTTGACTTCCACGCCGGCTTTTAGTCCCACCGATTTTCTCAGCTCACCCATGTTCCTCTCCTCCTCATAT aATCTTGAATCTCCAACAACAGGAGCTTTTTCGAGTCAGGTTTTCGATTGGATGAATAATACTAAAGACACCCAGCAAGGAATTAAGGATAAAGAGGAGCCGAAATTGTTCTCCGATTTCTCGTTCCAACCGGAATCGAGGCCTGCTACTAATCTTCAATCTTCTTCTAGCATGGTTTCAGTG GAAGAACCATTCAAAGGAGAAAGGCAAGCATGGGATTTTAGTGCTGAGAAGACGGGAGTGAAGTCCGAATTCGAGCCAATTGAAGCGAATACGCAGAGTAATGGACTTAATGGTGCTCCAAAGTCCGATTACTTGCATTCTAATCAATGTTCGCAATATGCTCGAGAACAAAAATCGGATGACGGGTTCAATTGGAGGAAGTATGGGCAGAAACAAGTGAAGGGTAGCGAAAATCCGCGGAGTTATTACAAGTGCACGTTTCCGAATTGCCCCACAAAGAAGAAGGTTGAGAGATCATTGGATGGACAGATTACTCAAATTGTGTACAAGGGTAATCACAACCATCCTAAGCCTCAGTCTACAAGAAGATCAAGCTCCAACTCGATTCAGGGTTCTTTCTATGGAATCTCTGATCAATCCGTTCCGACGTTATCCAATCCGAAAGTTGAGTCCGTCTCACTACAGGAGGATTCTTCTACCTCAATTGGAGAGGATGAGTTTGAACAAAACTCTCCGATAAGTAATTCAGTAGGAGCTGAAGATGAAAACGAACCTGAGGCGAAAAGATG GAAGGGAGACAATGCAAATGATCAGTCATATGCATCTTCTGGCGGTAGAATTGTGAAAGAACCGAGAATTGTAGTGCAGACAACGAGCGAAATCGATATTCTGGATGACGGGTATAGGTGGAGGAAATATGGACAGAAAGTAGTGAAGGGAAATCCAAATCCAAG GAGCTACTACAAATGCACGTCCGTAGGTTGTCCAGTgaggaagcatgtggaaagaGCATCGCAGGACACAAGGGCGGTGATCACCACGTACGAAGGGAAGCACAACCACGATGTTCCGGCAGCACGAGGCAGCGGGAATTATAGCAATGCAAGTAGACCTGCTGCCGATAATAACAGCAACAATGTGTCCATGGCTGTGAGGCCCTTGCCATTGCCTAACCATTCTAATTTGAGCTACCTCAACTCTCTTCAGAACGCAAGGCAGCCAGCAACCACTGAAAGCCAACCGCCGTATACACTCAAAATGCAGAGTGcaggaagttatggattttctGAGTTCTGA
- the LOC103413903 gene encoding probable WRKY transcription factor 26 isoform X1, which yields MTSSFTHLLTSNMENSGIGQDRTNWGGLFSDYSSNPNRFADRNGTDIPKFKSLQPPSLPLSPPPVSPSSYLTSTPAFSPTDFLSSPMFLSSSYNLESPTTGAFSSQVFDWMNNTKDTQQGIKDKEEPKLFSDFSFQPESRPATNLQSSSSMVSVEEPFKGERQAWDFSAEKTGVKSEFEPIEANTQSNGLNGAPKSDYLHSNQCSQYAREQKSDDGFNWRKYGQKQVKGSENPRSYYKCTFPNCPTKKKVERSLDGQITQIVYKGNHNHPKPQSTRRSSSNSIQGSFYGISDQSVPTLSNPKVESVSLQEDSSTSIGEDEFEQNSPISNSVGAEDENEPEAKRCRKGDNANDQSYASSGGRIVKEPRIVVQTTSEIDILDDGYRWRKYGQKVVKGNPNPRSYYKCTSVGCPVRKHVERASQDTRAVITTYEGKHNHDVPAARGSGNYSNASRPAADNNSNNVSMAVRPLPLPNHSNLSYLNSLQNARQPATTESQPPYTLKMQSAGSYGFSEF from the exons ATGACTTCTTCCTTCACTCACCTCCTCACAAGCAACATGGAGAACAGCGGGATTGGACAGGACAGGACTAATTGGGGGGGACTATTCTCGGACTATTCTTCTAATCCGAACCGGTTCGCGGACAGAAACGGGACTGATATCCCCAAGTTCAAGTCACTCCAGCCTCCTTCTctgcctctctctcctccccctGTTTCCCCTTCTTCTTACTTGACTTCCACGCCGGCTTTTAGTCCCACCGATTTTCTCAGCTCACCCATGTTCCTCTCCTCCTCATAT aATCTTGAATCTCCAACAACAGGAGCTTTTTCGAGTCAGGTTTTCGATTGGATGAATAATACTAAAGACACCCAGCAAGGAATTAAGGATAAAGAGGAGCCGAAATTGTTCTCCGATTTCTCGTTCCAACCGGAATCGAGGCCTGCTACTAATCTTCAATCTTCTTCTAGCATGGTTTCAGTG GAAGAACCATTCAAAGGAGAAAGGCAAGCATGGGATTTTAGTGCTGAGAAGACGGGAGTGAAGTCCGAATTCGAGCCAATTGAAGCGAATACGCAGAGTAATGGACTTAATGGTGCTCCAAAGTCCGATTACTTGCATTCTAATCAATGTTCGCAATATGCTCGAGAACAAAAATCGGATGACGGGTTCAATTGGAGGAAGTATGGGCAGAAACAAGTGAAGGGTAGCGAAAATCCGCGGAGTTATTACAAGTGCACGTTTCCGAATTGCCCCACAAAGAAGAAGGTTGAGAGATCATTGGATGGACAGATTACTCAAATTGTGTACAAGGGTAATCACAACCATCCTAAGCCTCAGTCTACAAGAAGATCAAGCTCCAACTCGATTCAGGGTTCTTTCTATGGAATCTCTGATCAATCCGTTCCGACGTTATCCAATCCGAAAGTTGAGTCCGTCTCACTACAGGAGGATTCTTCTACCTCAATTGGAGAGGATGAGTTTGAACAAAACTCTCCGATAAGTAATTCAGTAGGAGCTGAAGATGAAAACGAACCTGAGGCGAAAAGATG CAGGAAGGGAGACAATGCAAATGATCAGTCATATGCATCTTCTGGCGGTAGAATTGTGAAAGAACCGAGAATTGTAGTGCAGACAACGAGCGAAATCGATATTCTGGATGACGGGTATAGGTGGAGGAAATATGGACAGAAAGTAGTGAAGGGAAATCCAAATCCAAG GAGCTACTACAAATGCACGTCCGTAGGTTGTCCAGTgaggaagcatgtggaaagaGCATCGCAGGACACAAGGGCGGTGATCACCACGTACGAAGGGAAGCACAACCACGATGTTCCGGCAGCACGAGGCAGCGGGAATTATAGCAATGCAAGTAGACCTGCTGCCGATAATAACAGCAACAATGTGTCCATGGCTGTGAGGCCCTTGCCATTGCCTAACCATTCTAATTTGAGCTACCTCAACTCTCTTCAGAACGCAAGGCAGCCAGCAACCACTGAAAGCCAACCGCCGTATACACTCAAAATGCAGAGTGcaggaagttatggattttctGAGTTCTGA
- the LOC103430431 gene encoding F-box/LRR-repeat protein 3-like, whose protein sequence is MKRQRTILPNNTNNDNNVFHVLSDEIIFIILDFLEKKPIDKKSFSLVCKSFHAAESKHRKKLKPLRSDHLARVLHRYPNGSHVDLTLCSRVPDASLVAISNACRSTLRSIDLSRSNCFSGIGLLSLAANCKNLVEIDLSNATELRDSAVAALAEAKNLERLWMGRCKMITDMGVGCIAVGCRKLRLINLKWCLRVSDLGVGLLAVKCKDLRSLDLSYLPITDRCLPSIFELQYLEDLVLEGCFSIDDDGLSAFKHGCKSLKKLDISSCQNISHVGLSALTSGSDGCLEQLVLSYGSPVTLALADSLGKLPTLQSIKLDGCLVTYAGLKAIGNWCISLRELSLSKCVGVTDEGLSSILKKHKNLQKLDITCCRKITYASIAQLSESCTALTSLRMESCTLVPREAFVLIGQRCQTLEEIDITDNEVDDEGLKSISRCSNLSSLKVGICLNITNDGVVNIGMRCSKLVELDLYRCTGISDSGISAIARGCPGLEVINIAYCKDITDSSLISLSKCSSLNTVESRGCPLITSLGLAAIAVGCKQLTKLDVKKCSNIDDAGMILLAHFSQNLRQINLSYTSVTDVGLLSLGSISCLQSLTILHLEGLSPSGLAAALLACGGLTKVKLQATFKSLLPQALYEHLEARGCVFQWRNKFFRAELDPQCWKIQLEDIMQ, encoded by the exons ATGAAGAGGCAAAGGACCATTCTACCCAACAACACCAACAACGACAACAACGTCTTCCATGTTCTTTCCGATGAAATCATATTCATAATCCTCGACTTCCTCGaaaaaaaaccaattgacaaaAAGTCCTTCTCTTTGGTCTGCAAGTCCTTCCACGCCGCAGAATCCAAGCATCGCAAAAAGCTCAAGCCTTTGCGCTCCGACCACCTCGCGAGAGTCCTCCACCGCTACCCAAATGGCTCCCACGTCGATCTCACGCTCTGCTCGCGAGTCCCGGACGCTTCCCTCGTCGCCATCTCTAATGCCTGCAGGTCCACCCTCCGATCGATCGATCTTTCGCGGTCGAATTGCTTCTCGGGAATTGGATTGCTCAGTTTGGCTGCAAATTGCAAGAATCTGGTGGAGATCGACCTGTCGAACGCCACCGAGCTCAGAGACTCCGCGGTGGCGGCTCTGGCGGAGGCGAAGAATTTGGAGAGGCTGTGGATGGGGAGGTGCAAGATGATTACGGATATGGGTGTTGGGTGTATCGCAGTTGGTTGCAGAAAGCTgagattaattaatttgaaatgGTGCCTCCGTGTAAGCGACTTGGGGGTCGGATTGCTTGCTGTAAAGTGTAAAGATCTTCGAAGTTTGGATCTTTCTTACTTGCCG ATCACAGATAGATGCTTGCCATCGATCTTCGAGTTacaatatcttgaagatttggTTCTAGAAGGATGCTTCAGTATCGATGATGATGGCCTTTCGGCCTTCAAACATGGGTGCAAGTCACTTAAG AAACTTGACATATCTAGCTGTCAGAACATTAGTCATGTTGGGTTGTCTGCCCTAACAAGCGGTAGTGACGGATGTTTAGAGCAACTCGTATTGTCATATGGCTCTCCT GTGACTCTTGCTCTTGCCGATAGCTTGGGAAAGCTTCCGACGTTGCAGTCAATCAAATTAGATGGTTGCCTGGTTACCTACGCTGGACTAAAAGCCATCGGAAACTGGTGCATTTCTCTAAGGGAGCTGAGCTTAAGTAAATGTGTGGGGGTGACTGATGAGGGTCTCTCCTCTATTTTGAAAAAGCACAAGAATTTGCAGAAGCTAGATATCACATGCTGCCGAAAGATAACTTATGCTTCTATTGCCCAGTTGTCAGAATCATGTACCGCACTCACTTCTCTTAGGATGGAGTCATGTACCCTGGTTCCTCGAGAAGCATTTGTCCTTATTGGACAGAGATGCCAAACTCTTGAGGAGATTGACATAACAGATAATGAAGTCGACGACGAAG GTCTGAAGTCCATTTCTAGATGTTCCAACCTCTCCAGCTTAAAAGTAGGAATTTGCCTGAACATAACTAATGACGGCGTTGTGAACATTGGCATGCGCTGTTCAAAACTAGTAGAGCTCGATCTATACAG GTGCACAGGAATTTCAGATTCAGGCATATCAGCTATTGCTAGAGGTTGTCCTGGACTTGAGGTTATTAACATAGCCTATTGCAAAGATATTACTGATAGTTCGTTAATCTCGTTGTCAAAATGCTCAAGTCTGAACACTGTTGAAAGTCGAGGATGTCCTCTTATCACATCTCTGGGTCTAGCAGCAATTGCTGTGGGATGCAAGCAACTGACCAAGCTGGATGTAAAGAAGTGTTCAAATATTGATGATGCTGGAATGATCCTGCTTGCTCACTTTTCTCAGAACCTTAGACAA ATTAATTTGTCATATACCTCAGTTACAGATGTGGGGCTATTATCCTTAGGCAGTATCAGTTGCCTACAGAGCTTAACCATCCTGCACTTGGAGGGCTTGAGCCCTAGTGGACTGGCAGCTGCCTTATTGGCCTGTGGGGGGCTAACCAAAGTAAAGCTCCAAGCAACCTTCAAGTCATTGCTACCCCAAGCTCTTTACGAACATTTAGAAGCACGCGGTTGTGTATTTCAGTGGAGAAATAAGTTCTTCAGG GCTGAATTGGACCCTCAGTGTTGGAAAATACAATTAGAAGATATCATGCAATGA